Genomic window (Methanomicrobiales archaeon):
CATGGGGGATAAGAACGGCCCGGTGGGTATGGCATTCTCGAGCGCGCTCGCTCACCCCTCCATGGGCCACACCCCGCTGCTCGCCGTGGTCCGCCCCAACCTGATGACGAAGCCGGCCACGATCGTCATACCGAAGGTCTCCATCAAGGGGATCGCCCAGGTGAACATGATGTTCGGGCCCGCGCAGGCCGCCGTCTCCAAGGCGGTGGCGGACCTGGTGGAGGAGGGGGAGTTCGACGGTATCGATCTGGAAGAGACGGTGATCCTGGCGAGCGTCTTCATCCATCCCGATGCGAAGGACTACAACCGGATCTACCGCTACAACTACGGGGCGACGAAGCTGGCCATCCGGCGGGCCCTGGAGCGGTTCCCGGACAGAAAGACGCTGCTCTACGAGAAGGACCGGGCTGCCCACGCCATCATGGGGTTCAAGGTGCAGCGGCTCTGGGACCCCCCCTACCTGCAGGTGGCCCTGGACCTCGTGGACATGAACCGGGTGGCGACCGTGCTCCGCGACCTCCCGCAGAGCGATCACATGATTATCGAGGCGGGAACGCCGCTCATCAAGCAGTTCGGCCTCTCGGTCGTCTCGGAGCTGCGCAAGCTCCGCCCCAACGCCTTCATCATCGCGGACATGAAGATTCTGGACACGGGAAACCTCGAGGCGAGAATGGCGGCGGATGCGGCGGCGGATGCGGTCGTGGTCTCCGGGCTCGCACCCATCAAGACGCTCGAGAAGGCGATCTCGGAGGCGAGAAAGACCGGCATCTACTCCATCGTGGACATGCTGAACGTGGAGGACCCCGCCGGGGTGATCCGCGAGCTCTCCATCAAGCCGGATGTGGTGGAGATGCACCGCGGCATCGACATCGAGACGACGGCCCACGCCTGGGGCGACATTCCGGCCGTTCGGAAGGCTGGCGGGGAGCGGATGCTCATCGCCACCGCCGGAGGCATCCGCGTGCCGGCGGTGAAGACCGCGCTCGAGGCCGGTGCCGACATCATCGTGGTGGGGCGGGCGATCACGGCCGCCCGGGATGTGCGGCATGCAGCAGAAGAGTTCCTGCAGCAGCTCGGAAAAGAGGCCATCGACCAGTTCCGCGTGATGACCGATTTTTAGTCGGTCAGGCTACTCTTTTTACGGAAATCGACGAAATTCCCTTGCGCTTTTCCTGGCTCTGCCAGGCCCTCCGGGTTCGCATCCCTCGTATTCCTGCAGTAGACGATTTTTTTTATCTCGATCCCAATCAGCCCTCA
Coding sequences:
- a CDS encoding bifunctional 5,6,7,8-tetrahydromethanopterin hydro-lyase/3-hexulose-6-phosphate synthase, encoding MYLIGEALVGEGAELAHIDLIMGDKNGPVGMAFSSALAHPSMGHTPLLAVVRPNLMTKPATIVIPKVSIKGIAQVNMMFGPAQAAVSKAVADLVEEGEFDGIDLEETVILASVFIHPDAKDYNRIYRYNYGATKLAIRRALERFPDRKTLLYEKDRAAHAIMGFKVQRLWDPPYLQVALDLVDMNRVATVLRDLPQSDHMIIEAGTPLIKQFGLSVVSELRKLRPNAFIIADMKILDTGNLEARMAADAAADAVVVSGLAPIKTLEKAISEARKTGIYSIVDMLNVEDPAGVIRELSIKPDVVEMHRGIDIETTAHAWGDIPAVRKAGGERMLIATAGGIRVPAVKTALEAGADIIVVGRAITAARDVRHAAEEFLQQLGKEAIDQFRVMTDF